The Setaria italica strain Yugu1 chromosome IX, Setaria_italica_v2.0, whole genome shotgun sequence genome has a window encoding:
- the LOC106804498 gene encoding eukaryotic translation initiation factor — protein sequence MAEVETAPAAVAATTPEVAATEGGAAAEAKGPHKLHRQWTFWYDIQSKPKPGAAWGTSLKKAYTFDTVEEFWSLYDQIFRPSKLSGNADFHLFKAGVEPKWEDPECANGGKWTVPCNRKATFETMWLETLMALIGEQFDETDDICGIVASVRQRGDKLALWTRTASNEAVQVNIGKKWKDVIDYNDKITYTFHDDSRRDKPSRGGRYTV from the exons atGGCGGAGGTTGAGACTGCGCCGGCGGCTGTGGCGGCGACGACCccggaggtggcggcgaccgagggcggcgccgcggcggaggcgaaggGGCCGCACAAGCTGCACCGGCAGTGGACCTTCTGGTACGACATCCAGTCGAAGCCCAAGCCCGGCGCTGCGTGGGGCACCTCCCTCAAGAAGGCCTACACCTTCGACACCGTCGAGGAGTTCTGGAG CTTGTACGATCAGATTTTCCGCCCAAGCAAGTTGAGTGGGAATGCGGATTTTCACCTATTCAAGGCTGGAGTGGAGCCAAAATGGGAGGACCCGGAGTGTGCAAATGGTGGCAAGTGGACTGTCCCATGCAACAGAAAGGCAACCTTTGAGACCATGTGGCTTGAAACG TTGATGGCTCTTATTGGAGAGCAGTTTGATGAAACCGACGACATCTGTGGAATTGTTGCTAGTGTCCGTCAGAGAGGGGATAAGCTCGCATTATGGACTAGGACTGCCAGCAATGAAGCTGTCCAG GTGAACATTGGAAAGAAATGGAAGGATGTCATCGACTACAATGACAAGATCACCTACACTTTCCAT GATGACTCTAGAAGAGATAAGCCGAGCAGAGGTGGACGGTACACCGTTTAA